Proteins encoded in a region of the Nocardia asteroides genome:
- a CDS encoding MFS transporter: MAMPTFQSAAPVATPVRDTSARAHTGRTLPFFVLAALLATGQMYVPIPLFAAMRADWGVGSAVMTWIISAFAFGYAGGFVLFGPLADRYGHRRVLVAGMLVAAVVTLLTGLAFGAPLAVGLRVVQGLVVGSIPPAIMAYVATRIDPAHRAVATMSVATSFLAATVIAQIVSQAMVDVFPWRTVFLASAVGFALLALVLRSVLLADAPTGRELPLRYSYAAIPAVLRIRALLPMLIAGAMSMAVMVGVYTGLELTGVVRGSGELLALRAGALPVMVALPLLAVPLARLSKHGQIVLGVLIAATAMVLATFEGTHPAVLAVLLAVLVGGLGIIAPAVLQSAGELGGESRAAAMSVAMFSFYVGATIGPLVAASAAPHGFAALAWILAGLLVAALGMTVAGLRIARRTQAA; this comes from the coding sequence ATGGCAATGCCCACCTTCCAGTCCGCGGCTCCGGTCGCGACGCCCGTCCGGGATACGTCCGCACGGGCCCACACGGGGCGCACCCTGCCCTTCTTCGTTCTGGCCGCCCTCTTGGCCACCGGCCAGATGTACGTCCCGATCCCGCTTTTCGCCGCCATGCGGGCCGACTGGGGCGTCGGCTCCGCGGTGATGACCTGGATCATCAGCGCGTTCGCCTTCGGGTACGCCGGGGGCTTCGTATTGTTCGGGCCGTTGGCGGATCGCTACGGACACCGCCGGGTGCTCGTGGCCGGAATGCTGGTCGCCGCAGTGGTCACCCTATTGACCGGTTTGGCGTTCGGTGCACCGCTGGCCGTCGGCCTGCGGGTCGTGCAGGGCCTGGTGGTCGGCTCGATTCCGCCCGCGATCATGGCCTATGTGGCCACCCGCATCGATCCAGCGCACCGTGCCGTGGCCACCATGTCGGTGGCCACGTCGTTTCTCGCGGCCACGGTGATCGCGCAGATCGTGTCGCAGGCGATGGTGGACGTCTTCCCCTGGCGCACCGTCTTCCTCGCGTCCGCCGTCGGTTTCGCCTTACTGGCGCTGGTCCTGCGTTCGGTGCTGCTGGCCGACGCTCCCACCGGCCGCGAGCTGCCGCTGCGGTACAGCTACGCCGCCATTCCGGCGGTGCTGCGCATCCGGGCGCTGCTGCCGATGCTGATCGCGGGCGCGATGAGCATGGCCGTGATGGTCGGGGTGTACACCGGCCTGGAACTGACCGGAGTGGTGCGGGGCTCGGGCGAACTGCTCGCGTTGCGTGCGGGCGCGCTGCCGGTGATGGTCGCGCTTCCCCTGCTCGCGGTGCCGCTGGCCCGGCTGTCCAAGCACGGTCAGATCGTGCTCGGCGTACTGATCGCCGCGACGGCGATGGTGCTGGCGACCTTCGAGGGAACCCATCCGGCCGTGCTGGCCGTCCTGCTCGCGGTTCTGGTCGGCGGTCTCGGCATCATCGCTCCCGCCGTGCTGCAGAGCGCGGGCGAGCTGGGCGGCGAATCACGGGCCGCCGCCATGTCGGTCGCGATGTTCAGCTTCTACGTGGGCGCGACCATCGGCCCGCTGGTCGCCGCGTCCGCCGCACCGCACGGTTTCGCGGCGCTGGCCTGGATTCTGGCGGGA
- a CDS encoding TetR family transcriptional regulator yields MKRSDATRQALLRAARDEFAQYGLAGARVDRIAETAGVNKERIYGLFGSKDKLFDVILIETLREFIDVVKPLADTEPGAYVGKLFDYHRDNPQLLRLMLWEALHRGADAHDIDGWRARHYVRKSDRAREQFDIDATNAGRLLLALCGLANWSLAVPQTTKLLLGEAGAQDKDATRAFLMDFARAAMRRDAAPDERGARLPEVELVNDLTTGDGQSEVDRAARRLRDAQATAEAARADLATALRAAHAAGASANKLAKQISGTLSRPVVLKLLSDSEG; encoded by the coding sequence ATGAAACGCAGTGACGCGACCAGGCAGGCCCTGTTGCGCGCCGCCCGCGACGAATTCGCGCAGTACGGGCTGGCCGGGGCGCGAGTCGATCGGATCGCCGAGACGGCCGGCGTCAACAAGGAGCGCATCTACGGACTGTTCGGCAGCAAGGACAAGCTGTTCGACGTCATCCTGATCGAGACGCTGCGCGAGTTCATCGACGTGGTGAAGCCCCTGGCCGATACCGAACCCGGCGCGTACGTCGGCAAGCTGTTCGACTACCACCGCGACAATCCGCAGCTGTTGCGGCTGATGCTCTGGGAGGCGCTGCATCGCGGCGCCGACGCCCACGACATCGACGGCTGGCGCGCCCGGCACTACGTCCGCAAATCCGACCGCGCCCGAGAGCAGTTCGACATCGACGCCACGAACGCGGGGCGCCTGCTGCTGGCGCTGTGTGGCCTGGCCAACTGGTCGCTCGCCGTCCCGCAGACCACCAAGCTGCTGCTGGGTGAGGCCGGTGCGCAGGACAAGGACGCCACCCGCGCGTTCCTGATGGACTTCGCCAGGGCGGCGATGCGGCGCGACGCGGCCCCGGACGAGCGGGGAGCACGCCTGCCGGAGGTCGAACTGGTCAATGATTTGACCACCGGCGACGGACAGTCCGAGGTGGACCGCGCCGCACGCAGGCTGCGCGACGCCCAGGCCACCGCCGAGGCCGCCCGCGCGGACCTCGCCACCGCCCTGCGGGCGGCCCATGCCGCGGGCGCGAGCGCCAATAAGCTCGCCAAGCAGATCTCCGGCACGCTGTCGCGGCCCGTCGTACTCAAACTGCTGTCCGATTCAGAGGGCTGA